The genomic region ATAGAAACTATAAATAAAGTAAACAAAAATTATCATTAATATAATTGGTAAAATGCTTCTAATTATATTAAATATGTTATTATTTTTTTTCATATTTCATCACCTCATACATATAAACTTCAGGTTTCAAAACACAAATATAAGGAAGATTTCTATATTTTTCATTAAAATCAAGACCATAACCCACAACAAACTCATCTGGAACTTCAAAACCGTAAAATTCAACTGGAACTTCTTTTATCCTTCTTACTTTTTTATTTAAAAGTGCAACTGTTTGAAGAGATAAGGGTTTCCTTGAGGAAAGTAGTTCTCTAAGGTGAGATAAAGTTAAACCTGTATCAACTATATCTTCAACAATTAATACATGTCTACCTTCTATTGAGTGATCAAGATCTTTCGTTATTTTAATTATACCAGAACTTTTTGTAGATGCACCATATGATGAAATTCCCATAAAATCTAATGATAAATAAATATCCATCTCTTTAATTAAATCAGATAAAAAAATTGTTGCACCCTTTAAAATACAAACAAGGTGTGGAAATAAATTTCTATAAACTTCACTAATTTCCTTTGCAAGTTCTTTAACTCTTTTTTTTATCTCTTCTTCTGTTATAAGAATCTTTTGTATATCTTTGTCCATTCATTATCCTCCAATTTAATTGTAATATATAAAACTCTTTTTGTCATCTCATTAACCTTATAATCATCGCTTATTCTTAATCCAATAATCCATAGTATATCACCTTTTGAGTCATAAAGAATAGGTATTTTCCACTTAACACTTTTTGGAATTTTTATATCTGTAAGAAAATCTTGAATTTTTTTAGAGTTTTTCATCCCAAGTGGAGTTACTCTAAACCCATATTTTGGAGGTTTAATATAAAGAGGAAATGAAATTTTATCAAAATCAAAATATGCCTCAAATTTATCTTTTGTTTTTTCTATTCTTTCAACTATTTTAAGAGAAATAGTTAAGCCTTCTTTTTTAATCTCTCCTAAATCTTTTATTTCAATTAAAAAATCTTTAAAAGTGGGCTTTTCTCTTTCAATTACAATATTCTTTCTTTCCCTTATTGCAATTAAATTTTTTGACATTTTTATCTCTTTTCCACTTTTTTTATCAACCAAAGAGATGATATCATCAATGTTTTTAACTGAAAATTCTCTTATCTCTTCTTTAAACTTTTCAATTATCTTTCTTATAACTCTTCTTTGAATTGATTTATGAAGATTTTTAAATTTTTCTATTTCAATGAAATATGAATCTTCCTCCTCTTTAACTATCTCTTTAAATTTTTCTTGAGTAACACTTTCAAGAAAATCTTCATCTACCCTTATAAGATTACTTAAATCAAAAACTCTTTCTCTAAATGATTTATTAAATGTATTCTCAATATATGGAATTAACTCGTTTCTTATTTTGTTTCTTAAATAGATGTTCTCCAAATTTGTTTTATCAATTCTATATTCTATTTCTTTCTCTTTTAAATAATTTATTATTTCTTCTCTTTTTACAACAAGAATTGGATGAATTATATCTTCTCTTTTTGGTAATATTCCTTTTAAACCACTTAAACCTGTCCCTCTAATAAAATTCATTAAAATTGTCTCTATGTGATCATCAAAATTATGAGCAAGTGCTATTTTTGTATAGCCTTCTTTCTTTTTTATTTCATTGAAAAAAAGAAACCTCTCCTCTCTTCCGACCTCCTCAATTGACTTTTTTCTCTCTTCGCTTAACTTTTTTATGTTTAATCTCCTAACATAGAGAGGAATTTTTAATTTTTGAGATATAATTCTTACAAAATCTTCATCTAAATCAGAATCTTCACCTCTTAAAAGATGGTTTAAATGTGCAAGTATTAAAGAATTTTTATAATTTTCTTTTAAAAAATAAACAAGGAAAGTTGAGTCAGGACCACCTGAAAATGCAACCACAATTTTATCTTGAGGCATAATAATGGAATTTTCTTCAATAAAATTTTTTACTTTAGATATTAAATTCATTTTAATGGTGGCGGCGGAGGGAGTCGAACCCACGACACCACGGGTATGAGCCGTGTGCTCTGACCAACTGAGCTACGCCGCCTTAATTCAAATTTTACTAAATTTAAAAAAAGTTTCAATAAAAAATTTTGATTAATAATTAATAATTTTTTACTATAACAATTGCATTTGCACCAAGTCTTTCTTCTCTTAAAGTCATTTCTTTAAATACATCTTCTTTTGCCTACAATGTTGAGTTTTATTGTTAAAATCACAAACTCTTCCAAAGTTAGAAAATGATGTTTTTATTGAAGATAATTATAATTTTTTTTAAAATATTCTTCAATTTTTTTACCTAATTTTTGTTGAACTCCCCAATCTCCAAAAACAATTTTATCTTTTAAATTTTCTTTTATAAAATTCTTTATTTTTTCATCTACCTTCCCACTTTTTTTAAATTGAAATGGAGTTTGAGGAAGTGGAATAAATGTATGCGCGTGAATTTTTGCACCCATTTGAACTAAATCTTTCATAACTTTTAATGTATCTTCAATATCTTCTTCCTCCTCTCCTGGAAGACCAAAAATAAAATCAACAATTGGTTTTATATTAAACTTAATTGAAAGTTCAACAGATTTATAAATCTCTTTAACTCCATGACCTCTATTTATTAAACTTAAAACTCTTTCACTTCCAGACTGTGCACCAATTACAATTGAATCATTAGATGCATATTTTTTTAACAATATAAGCGTTTCTTCTAAAACAAAATCTGGCCTCACTTCAGATGGAAATGTGCCAAGAAAAATCCTTCCTTTATCTTTTAAAACTCTCTTTATCTCTTTTAAAAGTTCTTCAAGAGAATTTAAATTTAAACTTTTCCCATCTTTTGATCCATAGGAAAAAGCATTTGGAGTTATAAATCTTATATCTACTAAATTTAATTTTTTCATAATTTCAATGTATTTAATTATATTCTCAATGCTTCTGTGCCTTATCTTTCCACTAAAAATATATGGAGTTTGACAATAGAAACAAAAAAATGGGCATCCTCTTGTTATTTCAATAGGACTAAATTTTTCATATTTTATAGAAAAAGGCGGATAAAGATTTATATCAACAGGATCACTAAGTTGGGAAATATTGAATTCTCCATCTTTTTTTGATGAAATGCCTTTTATATTTTCAAAATCCTTGTTTTCTATTAAATTTATTAAAAATTTTATAAAACTCTCCTCACCTTCTCCTCTAAAAATATAATCAAAACCCATTTTCAGTGGACCAAGTGGTTCTCCTGTTGGATGTGGTCCTCCTCCAACAATTAAAATTTTATCTTTATAAATTTCCCTCAATTTCTTTACCAAATCTAAAATTTCAAAGATTTGTGTTGTGAAAAAAGAGAAAAGAAAAAGATTTTTTGTATCTTTATCAATTAATTGTGAAAGATTAAAAAGATCTTCTTTTTTATTTATAAAAATTACATTTATATCTTTTAATCTCTCATCTATCTCAATTGCTCCTAAGAGAGAATTAAAACTGTATCTATTGTTTTTATTATAATAAATAACTAAATTTAAGTTGGTTTTCACTATTCAAAGAAAATAATTGAATCAATTTTAATTTTAAGTTTTTCATTAAGATTTATTTTGTTTTCACCATTAAAATTCATAAGGATATAATTTTTTTCTTGAACTCCCTCTTTTATTTCACTTATAATTATGTTTTCTTTTGAAGTTGAAATTATTAAATCTCCACCATAAAAATAGTTTTCATTAGTAAATTTTTTAAAAGATCTCTTTTCTAAATCTATTCCAAATAAAAGATATTTTGATATGCTACTCTCTTGAGCCATTAAATATAGATAATTTTCAAAAGAACCTCTAATATAAAAGTCAGTAAATTGAGGAACTTCAAAATTTTTTAAAATATTTCCATTTCTATCAATTATCATAATATACGGCTTTTTATTTTGATCAAAAGGAACAATTTTAAAAACTATTTCATCTGAGTTATTTATAAACATCTCATTATAAATTTCACCTTCATTTGTTTTAAAAATAGTTTTTGTATTACGGCTCTTTAAATCTAAAATCTCGATAGTTGAAATTTTAGATTTACTATCAAAAGTTCTTCCTAAAACTTCTCCCATCAGATTTGAATTTCCTTGAAAATAGAAGTTATCTTTAAAACTTAAGTAGTTTTCATTAAATTCATCTGAAGAGTAAGAATAAAG from Caldisericia bacterium harbors:
- the hpt gene encoding hypoxanthine phosphoribosyltransferase, with product MDKDIQKILITEEEIKKRVKELAKEISEVYRNLFPHLVCILKGATIFLSDLIKEMDIYLSLDFMGISSYGASTKSSGIIKITKDLDHSIEGRHVLIVEDIVDTGLTLSHLRELLSSRKPLSLQTVALLNKKVRRIKEVPVEFYGFEVPDEFVVGYGLDFNEKYRNLPYICVLKPEVYMYEVMKYEKK
- the tilS gene encoding tRNA lysidine(34) synthetase TilS, with protein sequence MNLISKVKNFIEENSIIMPQDKIVVAFSGGPDSTFLVYFLKENYKNSLILAHLNHLLRGEDSDLDEDFVRIISQKLKIPLYVRRLNIKKLSEERKKSIEEVGREERFLFFNEIKKKEGYTKIALAHNFDDHIETILMNFIRGTGLSGLKGILPKREDIIHPILVVKREEIINYLKEKEIEYRIDKTNLENIYLRNKIRNELIPYIENTFNKSFRERVFDLSNLIRVDEDFLESVTQEKFKEIVKEEEDSYFIEIEKFKNLHKSIQRRVIRKIIEKFKEEIREFSVKNIDDIISLVDKKSGKEIKMSKNLIAIRERKNIVIEREKPTFKDFLIEIKDLGEIKKEGLTISLKIVERIEKTKDKFEAYFDFDKISFPLYIKPPKYGFRVTPLGMKNSKKIQDFLTDIKIPKSVKWKIPILYDSKGDILWIIGLRISDDYKVNEMTKRVLYITIKLEDNEWTKIYKRFL
- a CDS encoding TIGR04013 family B12-binding domain/radical SAM domain-containing protein, with protein sequence MKTNLNLVIYYNKNNRYSFNSLLGAIEIDERLKDINVIFINKKEDLFNLSQLIDKDTKNLFLFSFFTTQIFEILDLVKKLREIYKDKILIVGGGPHPTGEPLGPLKMGFDYIFRGEGEESFIKFLINLIENKDFENIKGISSKKDGEFNISQLSDPVDINLYPPFSIKYEKFSPIEITRGCPFFCFYCQTPYIFSGKIRHRSIENIIKYIEIMKKLNLVDIRFITPNAFSYGSKDGKSLNLNSLEELLKEIKRVLKDKGRIFLGTFPSEVRPDFVLEETLILLKKYASNDSIVIGAQSGSERVLSLINRGHGVKEIYKSVELSIKFNIKPIVDFIFGLPGEEEEDIEDTLKVMKDLVQMGAKIHAHTFIPLPQTPFQFKKSGKVDEKIKNFIKENLKDKIVFGDWGVQQKLGKKIEEYFKKNYNYLQ